A single region of the Rhodanobacter sp. LX-99 genome encodes:
- a CDS encoding SPOR domain-containing protein translates to MFLRLLFVLLTALNIAVGAWLLLGQPYARGGTPSDPGVAELRLLSEMPEPGPATTAAQPAPATATPSRNLSYSCLALGPFATPQDLRNARQALSAQATRMRSRQEQASQTSGWWVYLPAAGSRAQALAVARQLAARHIDDYFVVSSGDQPNTISLGLFKDPANARKRRDEVTAAGFPARMSERSENVPEYWLDLVVADGGNFDWRSHVRAGGIDSHSTGCF, encoded by the coding sequence ATGTTCCTGCGTCTGCTGTTCGTACTGTTGACCGCGCTGAATATCGCGGTGGGTGCCTGGCTGCTGCTGGGGCAGCCGTATGCCCGCGGCGGCACTCCCAGCGATCCGGGGGTGGCGGAATTGCGCCTGCTGTCGGAAATGCCGGAGCCCGGCCCGGCGACGACGGCGGCCCAGCCCGCGCCCGCGACGGCGACGCCATCGCGCAATCTCAGTTACAGCTGCCTCGCGCTGGGCCCGTTCGCCACCCCGCAGGACCTGCGCAACGCGCGCCAGGCGCTGTCGGCGCAGGCCACGCGGATGCGCTCGCGCCAGGAACAGGCCAGCCAGACCAGCGGCTGGTGGGTCTACCTGCCGGCGGCCGGCAGCCGCGCGCAGGCGCTGGCGGTGGCGCGGCAACTGGCGGCGCGCCACATCGACGACTACTTCGTGGTCAGCTCCGGCGACCAGCCCAACACGATCTCGCTGGGCCTGTTCAAGGATCCGGCGAATGCACGCAAGCGCCGCGACGAAGTCACCGCAGCCGGCTTTCCCGCCCGCATGAGCGAGCGCAGCGAGAACGTGCCCGAATACTGGCTGGACCTGGTGGTCGCCGACGGCGGCAACTTCGACTGGCGCAGCCACGTCCGCGCCGGCGGCATCGACTCGCACAGCACCGGCTGCTTCTGA